From the Stenotrophomonas bentonitica genome, one window contains:
- a CDS encoding efflux RND transporter periplasmic adaptor subunit, whose translation MNKILKHTVPVVLTGVAVIAALLVLRHLWSYYMDEPWTRDAHVSADVVQVAPDVSGLVEAVNVADNQPVKRGDVLFVVDRARYQIALEQAQATLGERNATLQQLRREIARDRSLQDLVAAEDAEVRRAKLQAAQAAAATAQAAVDLATLNLARTEVRSPSDGHVNDRTVRAGDYVTAGHPVMAVLDTGSFRVDGYFEETRLRGVHAGQKVDIRLMGEAQPLQGHVQSIAAGIEDRYRSEGSSLLPNVTPAFDWVRLAQRIPVRIHIDSVPDGVNLIAGRTATVTIEPDTAPATPAHPARAAL comes from the coding sequence GTGAACAAGATCCTCAAGCACACCGTCCCGGTCGTCCTGACCGGGGTTGCCGTCATTGCCGCACTGCTGGTGCTGCGCCACCTGTGGTCGTACTACATGGATGAGCCGTGGACCCGCGACGCGCATGTCAGCGCCGACGTCGTCCAGGTAGCGCCGGACGTGTCCGGCCTGGTCGAAGCGGTCAACGTGGCCGACAACCAGCCGGTGAAGCGCGGCGACGTGCTGTTCGTGGTCGACCGCGCGCGCTACCAGATCGCACTGGAGCAGGCCCAGGCAACGCTGGGCGAACGCAACGCCACGCTGCAGCAGCTGCGTCGCGAGATCGCGCGCGACCGCAGCCTGCAGGACCTGGTGGCCGCCGAAGATGCCGAAGTGCGCCGCGCCAAGCTGCAGGCCGCACAGGCCGCGGCGGCCACCGCGCAGGCGGCGGTGGACCTGGCCACGCTCAACCTGGCCCGCACCGAAGTGCGCAGCCCCAGCGACGGCCACGTCAACGACCGTACCGTGCGCGCCGGCGACTATGTCACTGCCGGCCACCCGGTGATGGCGGTGCTCGACACCGGTTCGTTCCGGGTCGATGGCTACTTCGAGGAAACCCGCCTGCGCGGCGTGCACGCCGGGCAGAAGGTCGACATCCGCCTGATGGGCGAGGCGCAGCCGCTGCAGGGCCACGTGCAGAGCATCGCCGCCGGTATCGAGGACCGCTACCGCAGCGAAGGCTCCAGCCTGCTGCCGAACGTGACCCCGGCGTTCGACTGGGTGCGGCTGGCCCAGCGCATCCCGGTGCGCATCCATATCGACAGCGTGCCCGACGGCGTGAACCTGATCGCCGGGCGCACCGCCACCGTCACCATCGAGCCGGACACCGCCCCGGCCACGCCGGCACACCCGGCACGGGCGGCACTGTGA
- a CDS encoding DUF1656 domain-containing protein encodes MYGEFSLYGVFVPTLLGLMLLAYLLKSGLRLVLQRTGAYRHIWHPALFNLAVYVIVLGGLFSLMRWMQS; translated from the coding sequence ATGTACGGTGAATTCAGTCTCTACGGTGTGTTCGTCCCGACCCTGCTCGGGCTGATGCTGCTGGCCTACCTGCTCAAGAGCGGGCTGCGCCTGGTCCTGCAGCGCACCGGCGCCTACCGCCACATCTGGCACCCCGCCCTGTTCAACCTGGCCGTGTACGTGATCGTGCTCGGCGGGTTGTTTTCCCTGATGCGTTGGATGCAATCGTGA
- a CDS encoding DUF3375 domain-containing protein, with protein MKHRERITRYRTLREQPQWKLLAAANAPEIIGLLQSLLMDGERTLASAVLHERLQRALDQLNGEELSRELPRTAQAYMAHWLAQGWLERRLPDGADQEQYELSTQALQAIRFADSLEQSRVAATESRLALVIEQLSQLAAQTESDPDARLSALRDERDRIDAEIARVGAGRVTTLDGKRALERARQIIGLADDLTEDFRRVRDDFERLNREFRERIIDDESERGDVLSRLFEGVDVIGDSDAGRSFQAFWRLLNDAEQSAQLDAALETVLARGFARRLDRNERAFLRGFTGTMLDRGGQVHDVLQHFARSLRGFVQSRGYLEQRRLNQLLKQAQSEALALRDDFSAQRPIGRDLQLTTSRLRSWSQWKLHDPRSAHVDGSVLRNDAASISLESVGDLVASSEIDFRTLRRDLHELLAIQPKLSIAQALSQRDAPQGLGSVIGYLSLGTRHGVIVDGEQELAHWRGNDGQWRRARIPLVWFTQEKRHELA; from the coding sequence ATGAAGCACCGCGAACGGATTACACGCTACCGCACCCTGCGCGAGCAGCCCCAGTGGAAGCTGCTGGCGGCGGCCAACGCCCCGGAAATCATCGGCCTGCTGCAGAGCCTGTTGATGGACGGCGAGCGCACGCTGGCCTCGGCGGTGCTGCACGAACGCCTGCAGCGGGCGCTGGACCAGCTCAACGGCGAAGAACTGTCGCGCGAGCTGCCGCGTACCGCCCAGGCCTACATGGCCCATTGGCTGGCGCAGGGCTGGCTGGAGCGGCGCCTGCCCGACGGCGCCGACCAGGAACAGTACGAGCTCTCCACCCAGGCCCTGCAGGCGATCCGCTTCGCCGACAGCCTGGAGCAGAGCCGCGTCGCCGCCACCGAAAGCCGGCTGGCGCTGGTGATCGAACAGCTCTCGCAGCTGGCTGCGCAGACCGAGTCCGACCCGGACGCACGGCTGTCGGCGCTGCGCGACGAACGCGACCGCATCGACGCCGAAATCGCACGGGTCGGCGCCGGCCGGGTCACCACCTTGGACGGCAAGCGCGCGCTGGAACGCGCCCGCCAGATCATCGGCCTGGCCGACGATCTCACCGAAGACTTCCGCCGCGTCCGCGACGACTTCGAGCGCCTCAACCGCGAGTTCCGCGAACGCATCATCGACGACGAGAGCGAGCGCGGAGACGTGCTCTCGCGGCTGTTCGAAGGCGTCGACGTGATCGGCGACAGCGACGCCGGGCGCAGCTTCCAGGCATTCTGGCGGCTGCTCAACGACGCCGAACAGAGCGCGCAGCTCGACGCCGCGCTGGAAACCGTGCTGGCGCGCGGCTTCGCCCGTCGCCTGGACCGCAACGAACGCGCATTCCTGCGCGGCTTCACCGGCACCATGCTCGACCGTGGCGGCCAGGTCCACGACGTGCTGCAGCACTTCGCGCGCAGCCTGCGCGGCTTCGTGCAGAGCCGCGGTTACCTGGAGCAGCGCCGGCTCAACCAGCTGCTCAAGCAGGCCCAGTCCGAAGCGCTGGCCCTGCGCGACGACTTCAGCGCCCAGCGGCCGATCGGCCGCGACCTGCAGCTCACCACCAGCCGCCTGCGCTCCTGGTCGCAGTGGAAGCTGCACGACCCGCGCAGCGCGCATGTCGACGGCAGCGTGCTGCGCAACGACGCGGCCAGCATCAGCCTGGAAAGCGTCGGCGATCTCGTGGCGTCGTCGGAAATCGACTTCCGCACCCTGCGCCGCGACCTGCACGAGCTGCTGGCCATCCAGCCGAAACTGAGCATCGCCCAGGCACTCTCGCAGCGCGACGCGCCGCAGGGCCTGGGCAGCGTCATCGGTTACCTGTCGCTGGGCACCCGCCATGGCGTCATCGTCGACGGCGAACAGGAACTTGCCCACTGGCGCGGCAACGACGGGCAATGGCGACGCGCCCGCATCCCGCTGGTGTGGTTCACCCAGGAGAAACGCCATGAACTGGCATGA
- a CDS encoding FUSC family protein has translation MLLLDRQAWLFSVKTFLAALAALYIGLAGNLSRPYWAMATVYIVTQPMLGPTRAKGVYRIVGTLIAGAATLWMLPHLVETPLLLSAAMSLWLSACLFIALLNRGPRGYAFLLAGYTTAFIGFPAVTSPDTIFDTVVARSEEIILGTVVAVLFASLFFPSSARPMLRARIGSWMGDAAQWCRQILLRGQAHAPRNRLAADLVQFEALIEFMRRDDPRHAGSSVSMERLRERMLLMLPVLSSIADRLGALRAGGRALPPGLEPLVQDIAEWLEQPGRADNADHDALRARILALKPAVDGELDHLLLVTLLLRLEELVDLWQDCATLQDAIEHGSAPRDTAHYRVRAERIGDARHVDYGMALFSAASAGVALMTYCALWIGLGWEGGGNGAMMAAVAAAFFAAQDDPAPSMLQFLLWAIVASGVAAVYLFGVFPAVHDFGSLALVLAVIFLPLGLLLHRPKTALIGLPLTVNLVALLNVQNTYNANIQSFINSSVAMFIGIGFAVVMTRVFRSVGAEWTARRLVRQGWVTLAEAAEGRGQQDRQRFAARMLDLLGLLAPRLAATPEGSDIASVDMLTEARIGLNILQLRRARHGLPAASMQAIETILDDVAAHYRAQVAQRRPLPAPPALQARLEASLQRVQTVDAGKARDEALMGVLGLRYALFPEQLAVTQGGVS, from the coding sequence ATGCTGCTGCTGGACCGCCAGGCGTGGCTGTTTTCGGTGAAGACCTTCCTGGCCGCGCTGGCCGCGCTGTACATCGGCCTGGCCGGCAACCTGTCGCGCCCGTACTGGGCGATGGCCACGGTGTACATCGTGACCCAGCCGATGCTGGGCCCGACCCGGGCCAAGGGCGTGTACCGCATCGTCGGCACCCTGATCGCCGGTGCGGCCACGCTGTGGATGCTGCCGCACCTGGTGGAAACCCCGCTGCTGCTGAGCGCGGCGATGTCGCTGTGGCTGTCGGCGTGCCTGTTCATCGCCCTGCTCAACCGCGGCCCGCGCGGCTACGCGTTCCTGCTGGCGGGCTACACCACTGCCTTCATCGGCTTCCCGGCGGTGACCTCGCCGGACACCATCTTCGACACGGTGGTGGCGCGCAGCGAAGAGATCATCCTGGGCACGGTGGTGGCGGTGCTGTTCGCCTCGCTGTTCTTCCCGAGCTCGGCGCGACCGATGCTGCGCGCGCGGATCGGCAGCTGGATGGGCGATGCGGCGCAGTGGTGCCGGCAGATCCTGCTGCGCGGCCAGGCGCACGCCCCGCGCAACCGGCTGGCCGCCGACCTGGTGCAGTTCGAAGCGCTGATCGAATTCATGCGCCGCGACGACCCGCGCCATGCCGGATCGTCGGTATCGATGGAACGCCTGCGCGAACGCATGCTGCTGATGCTGCCGGTACTGTCCTCGATTGCCGACCGGCTGGGTGCGCTGCGTGCCGGTGGCCGCGCGCTGCCGCCGGGGCTGGAGCCGCTGGTGCAGGACATCGCGGAGTGGCTGGAACAACCGGGCCGTGCCGACAACGCCGACCATGACGCGCTGCGCGCGCGCATCCTGGCGCTGAAACCGGCGGTGGACGGCGAGCTGGACCACCTGTTGCTGGTGACCCTGCTGCTGCGGCTGGAGGAGCTGGTGGACCTGTGGCAGGACTGCGCGACCCTGCAGGACGCCATCGAGCACGGCAGCGCCCCGCGCGATACCGCCCACTACCGGGTGCGGGCCGAACGCATCGGCGATGCGCGCCACGTGGACTACGGCATGGCGCTGTTCTCGGCGGCCAGTGCCGGCGTGGCGCTGATGACCTACTGCGCGCTGTGGATCGGGCTGGGCTGGGAAGGCGGCGGCAACGGCGCGATGATGGCGGCGGTGGCCGCTGCGTTCTTCGCCGCGCAGGACGACCCGGCGCCGAGCATGCTGCAGTTCCTGCTGTGGGCGATCGTGGCCAGCGGCGTTGCGGCGGTGTACCTGTTCGGGGTGTTCCCGGCGGTGCACGACTTCGGTAGCCTGGCGCTGGTACTGGCGGTGATCTTCCTGCCACTGGGCCTGCTGCTGCACCGGCCGAAGACCGCGCTGATCGGGCTGCCGCTGACGGTTAACCTGGTGGCGCTGCTGAATGTGCAGAACACCTACAACGCCAACATCCAGAGCTTCATCAATTCTTCGGTGGCGATGTTCATCGGGATTGGGTTTGCGGTGGTGATGACCCGGGTGTTCCGCTCGGTGGGGGCGGAATGGACCGCGCGCCGCCTGGTCCGCCAGGGCTGGGTGACCCTGGCCGAGGCCGCCGAAGGCCGTGGCCAGCAGGACCGCCAGCGGTTCGCCGCGCGCATGCTGGACCTGCTGGGCCTGCTCGCGCCGCGTCTGGCGGCCACCCCCGAGGGCAGCGACATCGCTTCGGTGGACATGCTGACCGAGGCGCGCATCGGCCTGAACATCCTGCAGCTGCGCCGCGCCCGGCACGGCCTGCCGGCGGCCAGCATGCAGGCCATCGAGACCATCTTGGACGACGTGGCCGCGCACTACCGGGCCCAGGTCGCCCAGCGCCGGCCCCTGCCGGCCCCGCCGGCGTTGCAGGCCCGGCTGGAGGCGTCGCTGCAGCGGGTGCAGACCGTGGACGCCGGCAAGGCCCGCGACGAGGCCCTGATGGGCGTGCTGGGCCTGCGCTATGCGCTGTTCCCCGAGCAGCTGGCGGTCACACAGGGCGGAGTATCCTGA
- a CDS encoding MarR family winged helix-turn-helix transcriptional regulator, with protein MKRSLDERTQLQMQLSSGLLHSGRQWQRLADQALGSYGISAACTMPLLMIGRAGGGIRQVTLAQQLGMEGPSLVRLLDKLSASELVRRESDASDRRANLLWLTDKGEALVSELEQQLIGLRQDVFGELSTEELRTVLKLWKLLADASDRVT; from the coding sequence ATGAAACGCTCACTCGACGAACGCACCCAGCTGCAGATGCAGCTCAGCTCCGGCCTGCTCCACTCAGGGCGGCAATGGCAGCGCCTGGCCGACCAGGCCCTGGGCAGCTACGGCATCTCCGCCGCCTGCACCATGCCGCTGCTGATGATCGGCCGCGCCGGCGGCGGTATCCGCCAGGTCACCCTGGCCCAGCAGCTGGGCATGGAAGGCCCCTCGCTGGTCCGCCTGCTGGACAAGCTGTCGGCCAGCGAGCTGGTCCGCCGCGAGAGCGACGCCAGCGACCGCCGCGCCAACCTGCTGTGGCTGACCGACAAGGGCGAGGCCCTGGTCAGCGAACTGGAGCAGCAGCTGATCGGCCTGCGCCAGGACGTGTTCGGCGAGCTCAGCACCGAGGAACTGCGCACGGTGCTGAAGCTGTGGAAGCTGCTGGCCGATGCCTCCGACCGCGTGACGTAA
- a CDS encoding efflux transporter outer membrane subunit, translated as MSRPALHRIGLALALTSLAACRTVGPDYAVPAGAAFQRPDANAAFIDTGNAQMAPGAELPARWWELYQDPTLNGLVEQALRDNVELKVADANLRRAAAVYEQALDAGGFEYEAEAGVSRAQLSAESFLLEHELPPINLADGKFAVSYQFDLFGKLKRASEAARADEQATAAAMDLARVSLVAQVAGSYVEICHANHELHVAEHSLQLQQRSREVTQRLIDAGRGTPPELARANAQVAMLEAALPPLRAQRQASEYQLAALLGQTPGQIPAGVSDCSAAPTLARPLPVGDGRALLQRRPDIRQAERRLAAATARIGVATAELYPDIRLGASLGAAGLLADFGEPLTQQWSIGPLISWTLPSSGTHARIHATEAGADAALAEFDHSVLQALRETQTALSRYAHDLQRVQSLQQAQSQAALAADQNRRLYQGGRTPYLASLDADRTLVSADATLAQAQAQVSRDQIQLFLVLGGGWNVDKD; from the coding sequence GTGAGCCGCCCGGCCCTGCACCGCATCGGCCTGGCGCTGGCCCTGACCAGCCTGGCCGCGTGCCGCACGGTCGGGCCGGACTATGCGGTGCCGGCCGGCGCCGCCTTCCAGCGCCCGGACGCCAACGCTGCTTTCATCGACACCGGCAACGCGCAGATGGCGCCCGGTGCCGAGCTGCCGGCGCGCTGGTGGGAGCTGTACCAGGACCCCACCCTCAACGGGCTGGTCGAGCAGGCGCTGCGCGACAACGTGGAACTCAAGGTCGCCGACGCCAATCTGCGCCGTGCCGCGGCCGTGTACGAACAGGCGCTGGACGCCGGTGGCTTCGAGTACGAAGCCGAGGCCGGGGTCAGCCGCGCGCAGCTGTCGGCCGAGTCGTTCCTGCTCGAGCACGAGCTGCCGCCGATCAACCTGGCCGACGGCAAGTTTGCCGTGTCCTACCAGTTCGACCTGTTCGGCAAGCTCAAGCGCGCCTCCGAGGCGGCGCGGGCCGACGAGCAGGCCACGGCAGCGGCCATGGACCTGGCCCGGGTGTCGCTGGTGGCCCAGGTGGCCGGCAGCTACGTGGAGATCTGCCACGCCAACCACGAGCTGCACGTGGCCGAGCATTCGCTGCAGCTGCAGCAGCGCAGCCGCGAGGTGACCCAGCGCCTGATCGATGCCGGGCGCGGCACGCCGCCGGAGCTGGCGCGTGCCAACGCGCAGGTGGCGATGCTGGAAGCAGCGCTGCCGCCGTTGCGCGCGCAGCGCCAGGCGTCCGAGTACCAGCTGGCGGCCCTGCTCGGGCAGACCCCGGGGCAGATTCCCGCCGGCGTTTCCGATTGCAGCGCGGCGCCGACCCTCGCCCGGCCACTGCCGGTGGGCGATGGCCGCGCGCTGCTGCAGCGCCGCCCGGATATCCGCCAGGCCGAGCGCCGATTGGCTGCTGCCACCGCGCGGATCGGCGTGGCCACTGCCGAGCTGTACCCGGACATCCGCCTGGGCGCCTCGCTGGGCGCAGCCGGCCTGCTGGCCGACTTCGGCGAACCGCTGACCCAGCAGTGGTCGATCGGTCCGCTGATCTCGTGGACGCTGCCGTCCTCGGGCACCCACGCGCGCATCCACGCCACCGAAGCCGGTGCCGACGCGGCGCTGGCCGAATTCGACCACAGCGTGCTGCAGGCGCTGCGCGAAACCCAGACCGCTTTGAGCCGCTATGCGCACGACCTGCAGCGGGTGCAGTCGCTGCAGCAGGCACAGAGCCAGGCCGCGCTGGCTGCCGACCAGAACCGGCGGCTCTACCAGGGCGGGCGCACGCCGTACCTGGCGAGCCTGGACGCCGACCGTACCCTGGTCAGCGCCGACGCGACCCTGGCGCAGGCACAGGCGCAGGTCTCGCGCGACCAGATCCAGCTGTTCCTGGTGCTGGGCGGCGGTTGGAATGTCGACAAGGACTGA
- the folE gene encoding GTP cyclohydrolase I FolE codes for MSQKDNDATPVTQAEAETAVRTLLRWAGEDPTREGLLDTPRRVAEAYGDWFSGYRDDPRAYMERTFEEVAGYDELIVLRDIEYESHCEHHMAPIIGRVHVGYLPAGKVVGISKLARVVEAYARRFQVQEKMTAQIAQCIQDVLQPIGVGVVVEGAHECMTTRGIHKRGVSMVTSKMLGSFREDARTRAEFLRFIEVGGKR; via the coding sequence ATGAGCCAGAAAGACAACGACGCGACCCCCGTAACCCAGGCCGAAGCCGAAACGGCCGTGCGCACCCTGCTGCGCTGGGCCGGTGAAGACCCCACCCGTGAAGGCCTGCTGGACACCCCGCGGCGCGTGGCCGAAGCGTATGGCGACTGGTTCAGCGGCTACCGCGACGACCCGCGCGCCTACATGGAGCGCACCTTCGAGGAAGTGGCCGGCTACGACGAACTGATCGTGCTGCGCGACATCGAGTACGAAAGCCACTGCGAACACCACATGGCGCCGATCATCGGCCGCGTGCACGTCGGCTACCTGCCGGCCGGCAAGGTGGTGGGCATCAGCAAGCTGGCCCGCGTGGTCGAAGCCTATGCGCGCCGCTTCCAGGTCCAGGAAAAGATGACCGCGCAGATCGCCCAGTGCATCCAGGACGTGCTGCAGCCGATCGGTGTGGGCGTGGTGGTGGAAGGTGCGCATGAATGCATGACCACCCGCGGCATCCACAAGCGTGGCGTCAGCATGGTCACCTCCAAGATGCTCGGCAGCTTCCGCGAGGACGCGCGTACCCGCGCCGAATTCCTGCGTTTCATCGAAGTGGGCGGCAAGCGCTGA
- a CDS encoding DUF4194 domain-containing protein — MNWHEESNGAAPVDGAGDEYDAEPVVVTPLPKRNSDVFYMGDTGRLPLDGRRALCQLLIGPSIDQLRHAKLWPALIRNEPAIRSALSDLFLELVLDRDSGVAFTRQADTEDIEAPVLLRSSPLTFIDSVLLLYLRQQLAEADARGNRAVVADTEMAEALAIYEKNLSTDRAGFNRRVASAVQKMKENHILTRLAGQEDRHEVSPALKLLFSAEDVSALSSVYRQLRETPAANA; from the coding sequence ATGAACTGGCATGAAGAATCCAATGGCGCTGCACCGGTAGACGGCGCAGGCGACGAGTACGACGCCGAACCGGTGGTGGTCACCCCGCTGCCGAAGCGCAACAGCGACGTGTTCTACATGGGCGACACCGGCCGCCTGCCGCTCGACGGGCGGCGCGCGCTGTGCCAGCTGCTGATCGGTCCCAGCATCGACCAGCTGCGCCACGCCAAGCTGTGGCCGGCGCTGATCCGCAACGAGCCGGCGATCCGCTCGGCGCTTTCGGACCTGTTCCTGGAGCTGGTGCTGGACCGCGACAGCGGCGTGGCGTTCACCCGCCAGGCCGACACCGAAGACATCGAAGCGCCGGTGCTGCTGCGCAGTTCGCCGCTGACCTTCATCGACTCGGTGCTGCTGCTGTACCTGCGCCAGCAGCTGGCCGAAGCCGATGCGCGCGGCAACCGCGCGGTGGTGGCCGACACCGAGATGGCCGAAGCGCTGGCCATCTACGAGAAGAACCTGTCCACCGACCGCGCCGGCTTCAACCGCCGCGTCGCCTCGGCGGTGCAGAAAATGAAAGAGAACCACATCCTGACCCGGCTGGCCGGCCAGGAAGACCGGCACGAAGTGTCGCCGGCCTTGAAGCTGCTGTTCTCCGCCGAAGACGTGTCCGCGCTGTCGTCGGTGTACCGACAGCTGCGCGAGACCCCGGCCGCCAACGCCTGA